A part of Aegilops tauschii subsp. strangulata cultivar AL8/78 chromosome 2, Aet v6.0, whole genome shotgun sequence genomic DNA contains:
- the LOC109773969 gene encoding 9-beta-pimara-7,15-diene synthase, chloroplastic, with protein sequence MANPTQGRSSSILPVSGRQAPQQAVLLWAAPQFVSKCGLHVLHHGRRKPPRRSFACSASRLPSTEPPYVEEMLARENIRTRNTERKARIQKHLGKPEFSPSAYDTAWVAMVPLPDTDRQAPCFPQCVEWILQNQHCSGSWGINQFGLLANKDILLSTLACIIALKKWNVGSDHISRGLEFIGRNISTVMDKQIVSPIGFNLIFPGMFNHAIRMGLECPVRETDISGILHLCEMELRRLAGEESNGKEAYLAFVAEEGLVSLLDRNEVMNFQRKNGSLFNSPAATAAVLVHRYDDKALQYLNSIVSIFGRTVPTVYPQNIYYQLSMVDMLEKIGISRHFSSEINSILDKAYISWLQRDEEIIQDVETCAMAFRLLRMNGYDVSSDELSHVSQASTFHDSLEGYLNQTKSLLELYKASKLCLSENELILENISNWSGRLLTEKLCCSGTKRTPILGEVEYTLKFPFYATVETLDRKRNIEHFDSRVSQQLKTKNLLCHVNQDILDFAIEDFSISQSIYQDELRHLERWEKENRLHQLRFLRKGSLINCYLSAAATISAHEFSDARIACAKAIALVLVTDDFFDVGASKEEQENLIALVEKWDHHHKVEFYSEQVEVVFSAFYTTVNQLGEMASAVQNCDVTKHLDETWLHYMRSVATEAKWQRNQYVPTVEEYMTDALTSYGMGPIMLTSLYFVQNKLMKHIIKDPEYSELLRLMGTCGRLLNDTQGFERESRDGKLNIISLLVLQSGGSMSIEAAQEATQESVASCRRDLLRMVVREDRVVPRPCKEVFWRFCKTAHLFYCHTDGFSSPKEMLHAMNAIFREPLKLQTSSPLAVQSEK encoded by the exons ATGGCAAATCCTACACAAGGTCGTTCCTCTTCCATCCTCCCAGTATCTGGACGGCAGGCACCTCAACAGGCCGTCCTCCTCTGGGCTGCTCCACAGTTCGTGTCAAAGTGTGGGCTGCACGTGCTGCATCATGGAAGAAGAAAGCCTCCTCGCCGCAGTTTCGCATGCTCAGCCTCCAGGCTTCCTTCCACCGAACCAC CCTATGTTGAGGagatgttggcacgagaaaataTAAGGACGCGCAACACG GAACGGAAGGCTAGAATACAAAAACATCTGGGAAAACCTGAATTCTCGCCATCTGCATATGACACAGCATGGGTGGCTATGGTGCCATTGCCAGACACAGATCGGCAGGCTCCATGCTTCCCTCAGTGTGTTGAATGGATATTGCAAAATCAACACTGTAGTGGTTCTTGGGGTATCAACCAATTCGGCTTATTAGCAAACAAGGATATTCTGTTATCAACGTTGGCTTGTATCATTGCACTTAAGAAATGGAACGTTGGCTCCGACCACATAAGTAGAG GACTAGAATTTATTGGAAGGAATATCTCCACTGTAATGGATAAGCAGATTGTTTCTCCTATAGGCTTCAATCTCATTTTCCCTGGTATGTTTAACCATGCTATCAGGATGGGTTTGGAATGTCCAGTCAGAGAAACTGATATCAGTGGGATACTTCACCTTTGTGAGATGGAGCTGAGAAG ATTGGCTGGTGAGGAATCTAATGGGAAAGAAGCATATCTTGCCTTTGTTGCTGAAGAAGGGTTGGTAAGCCTGCTGGACCGCAATGAAGTTATGAACTTCCAGAGAAAGAATGGGTCGTTGTTCAACTCTCCTGCTGCAACGGCCGCTGTATTAGTCCACCGCTATGATGATAAAGCTCTCCAATACCTCAATTCCATTGTCAGTATATTTGGCCGTACGG TACCAACAGTGTACCCACAGAATATATATTATCAGCTCTCAATGGTGGATATGCTCGAAAAGATCGGAATATCTCGGCACTTCTCCAGTGAGATAAACAGTATCCTGGACAAGGCGTACAT TTCCTGGTTACAGAGAGATGAGGAAATAATCCAAGATGTAGAAACATGTGCAATGGCGTTTCGCCTTTTACGGATGAATGGATATGATGTTTCGTCAG ATGAGTTGTCCCATGTTTCTCAAGCCTCCACTTTCCATGACTCACTGGAAGGATATTTAAATCAAACAAAATCTTTATTAGAGTTATACAAGGCttcaaaactatgtttgtcagaAAACGAATTGATCCTGGAGAACATAAGTAACTGGTCAGGCCGCTTATTGACAGAAAAGTTGTGCTGTAGTGGGACAAAAAGAACGCCAATTCTTGGAGAG GTAGAATATACTCTTAAATTTCCATTTTATGCAACTGTGGAAACTCTAGACCGTAAGAGGAACATTGAACATTTTGACTCTAGGGTTTCTCAACAGCTAAAGACAAAAAACTT GCTGTGTCATGTTAATCAAGATATTCTAGATTTTGCCATTGAAGATTTCAGTATTTCTCAATCTATATACCAGGATGAACTCAGACACCTCGAGAG GTGGGAGAAAGAAAACAGGCTGCACCAGCTAAGATTTCTACGCAAGGGGAGTCTGATAAATTGTTATCTCTCTGCTGCTGCAACCATATCTGCTCATGAATTCTCTGATGCTCGCATTGCATGTGCGAAAGCTATTGCGCTCGTACTTGTTACTGATGACTTCTTTGATGTTGGAGCATCCAAAGAAGAACAAGAAAACCTCATAGCATTAGTAGAGAA GTGGGATCACCATCACAAAGTTGAGTTCTACTCCGAGCAAGTAGAAGTAGTATTTTCTGCTTTTTATACCACAGTTAATCAGCTTGGAGAAATGGCTTCTGCAGTACAGAACTGCGATGTTACAAAGCACTTGGATGAAACA TGGCTACATTACATGAGGTCTGTGGCAACCGAGGCAAAATGGCAACGGAATCAATATGTGCCAACAGTTGAGGAATACATGACAGACGCGCTTACCTCATACGGGATGGGCCCGATTATGCTCACATCACTGTATTTTGTCCAAAACAAACTTATGAAGCACATTATCAAAGACCCGGAGTACAGTGAGTTGCTTAGACTAATGGGTACATGTGGCCGTCTCTTGAATGATACTCAAGGCTTTGAG AGGGAATCCAGAGACGGAAAACTGAACATCATCTCACTGCTTGTTCTTCAGAGTGGAGGTTCCATGTCCATAGAAGCTGCTCAAGAGGCGACACAGGAGTCTGTAGCCTCATGTCGGAGAGACCTGCTAAGGATGGTTGTCAGAGAAGACCGTGTTGTTCCTAGACCATGCAAGGAGGTGTTCTGGAGGTTTTGTAAGACAGCTCACTTGTTCTACTGTCACACCGACGGATTTTCCTCCCCCAAGGAAATGCTCCACGCGATGAATGCAATATTTAGAGAGCCACTTAAACTTCAAACTAGCAGTCCGTTGGCTGTTCAATCAGAAAAATAA